A single genomic interval of Carassius gibelio isolate Cgi1373 ecotype wild population from Czech Republic chromosome A22, carGib1.2-hapl.c, whole genome shotgun sequence harbors:
- the LOC127942729 gene encoding protein S100-B: MSDLESCLGTIIEVFHKYSSKEGDKYKLKKSELKDLLTNEFPTLTEHVKDQATLDSLMESVDTDGDSECDFQEFMTFITMVTICCHEFFEHNEDE; this comes from the exons ATGTCAGACTTGGAGAGCTGCCTGGGAACCATCATTGAGGTGTTCCACAAATACTCATCCAAAGAAGGTGACAAGTACAAATTAAAAAAGAGCGAACTCAAGGATCTGCTCACCAATGAATTTCCGACTCTTACAGAG CATGTGAAAGATCAAGCAACATTGGACAGTTTGATGGAAAGCGTGGATACCGATGGTGACTCGGAGTGTGATTTTCAAGAGTTCATGACCTTCATCACCATGGTTACCATCTGTTGCCATGAGTTTTTCGAACACAACGAAGACGAATGA